The following nucleotide sequence is from Hippoglossus stenolepis isolate QCI-W04-F060 chromosome 18, HSTE1.2, whole genome shotgun sequence.
ccatcagtctattaagtatatactgttatatttcgttagttagctagccagaaaagaagctagtTGTGAAACAAGacttacatgcatcagatgtgcaaaagcagcttGTTTATTAAGGTAAAAGGAAAATGGTGATGGtgtggtaatcaaaaacaagatatttaatgaatacttagaatattaaattataaaaaaaaacatttatttcaaaaacatAGAAAAGAAACACTCAGCCAtccatgaaataacacagggaATTattgttgtgcattagaagggtagtggtacaaaaatgatttaactttttttaataaggatttgtgatgatcaaaaacaagttaattggggaatacctgaaatactgaatgatgaaagtcattcactgcaaagatatagaaaatgaAAACGGAGCCGGGTCACTTCTGACCCAcgttgtgtatcaaagggttaagacgttttttttttttttacgttcgTACCACGTGACCCGGCTGTCAAATATGGCCCCGTCCTGCTGGGTGTGAGAGGAGCAGCTGACAAAGGACAGAAAGCAGAACCTCCGGCTCACTCCTCCGtccatcgctgctgctgctgtgtggtaGGTTCGCATGTGTTCGTCCGTCAGGTTCTTATCCCTTCTCTCGTCGCTGTGGTGTGAAGCTCAGCCGCTTCCCTCAGCCGCTTCCCCGCTAGTTAGCTCGATGCTGCTccagcctgcagcagcagcagcagcagcatcatcccCGCTCTGCAGAGGGACTGCTTTCCCACTGCTGCGGCATGTATGTGCACCGAGGATGGAGCAGACCACAGGAGATGATGTTTTGtctggtgttttattttcaccgtGTCCATCAGATGTGTCAGATGTGGTAGCCCGCTGCTAGCACAGCTGattcagcctcagcagaaagTCAGTGCACCCCCCCCCTCACAGGGAACAAAAGGTTGCAGCTGATATAGAGAGGACATTTCTATTTCCTCcagagtcgtgtgtgtgtgtgtgtgtgtgtgtgtgtgtgtgtgtgtgtgtgtgtgtgtgtgtgtgtgtgtgtgtgtgtgtgtgtgtgtgtgtgtgtgtgtgtgtgtgtgtgtgtgtgtgtgtgtgtgtgtgtgtgtgtgtgtgtgtgtgtgtgtgtgtcaccactgACTGGGTGAATGTTCAGTCTGATCATAGTTCATGGTAGGGAGCTGATAAAGTATGACCAAAGTTCACTGCTGGGAAAAGCTAAGATCAGTCATGGGTCTACAATACACCCAGTGTCACAACAAGTTTGTCAGAATTTTAAGATATCCTAAATTACTTAATGAATCtgtttttcaacgttttcctCCTGATCTAATgtctcttcccctcttctctctgaaaAGTGCCGGCCAAACGATGAAGTGTGCCGGAGCGAGGAACTGACAGAAGAAGGCCATCATTGTTGCTGACCATCTGCTCGGATAGACCAACCCTCCACGCTGGCTTCCTCACTCCCTGCCTGCAAAGGGCTCCGCCCGGCAGCCATGCAGATCAATCCAGTGCTGGTGGAGTCCACCGTGGTTTTTGCCGTGGTGCTATGCGTCCACATGGCGGTCTGGAACCAGCACTCCTGGTGCAGCATAGCCCTCGTCATCCAGGCTTTCTACGTGCAGCACAAATGGGACCGTCTGCTCCGGTCAGGAGGCGCCGTGTTCCAGTTTCGGCCAGCAGCAAATAGCGGCATCGTACCGGCCTCCATGGTGATGCCCTTGCTCGGCCTGGTACTGAAAGAAAAGTGCTCAGACTCAGGGAATGTCTTCTTTGAGCGCTTCTCCATGGTTGTCACCATCACAGGCATGATGCTggctctgtttctctctctgattgCGCTCGGTATCACCAGACCCGTGCCTACAAACACTTGTGTGATCGCAGGCATGGCCGGCAGCGCCATTCTCTACACGACGAAACAGACGCTGACGGTGTCTGAGGTCATCGAGGTGTTAGAGGTACTTCTGATCTTCGTCTATCTCAGCCTGATCGTGCTTTACCTGCTGCCACGCTGCTTCACACCCGGAGAGGCGCTGCTCATTGTCGGTGGAATCAGTTTCATCGTCAACCAGCTCATCAAGCGCTCCCTGAACCTGGCAGAGGTCAAAGGAGATCCAGTGAACTATTTCCtgccggtggtggtggtgggatcGCTGCTGCTGGGTGTTTTCTTCGCACTGCTCTTCTGTTTCATGGAGTCAGAGACCTGGGTGTCCTCGCTTTTCTTCCACATGATGACGGCCGTCCTGTGTCTGGGAATCCTCATGCCGTGGCTCTCCCTGTTCATCGGCCGGCACCCCATCATGTGGCTGCTGGACTTTCTCACGTTAAATGACAGAAGACTCTGTCTGTTGGGGTACTGGGTGTTTCTGGCTGTCGTGGCCACCTGTGTTGTGTTACACCAGAACTACCAGCGCCAGTCTGGGTCCAAGAAGCACCAGGCCTCGACTGTTGTCAGGAAGTACTTCCATCTGATTGTCGTGGCCACGTATGTTCCAGGGCTCATATATGACAGACAGCTGCTTCACGTGGCATCTGTGGGTTGCCTGGCTATTTTCTTGTTCCTGGAGTACGTGCGTTACTTTCGGATCAGGCCACTGGGTCAGCTGCTCAGGCAGCTGCTCACACTGTTCCTGGATGAGCGTGACTCTGGGCCTCTCATCCTGACCCATGTGTACCTGCTGCTGGGCATGTCTCTGCCCATATGGCTGTTCCCTGGGCCCTGTGCCCCTAAGGGGATACTTCCTGGTGCGGGCGGCCTGGTGCCTTACGCAGGCGTGCTGGCTGTCGGGGTCGGAGACACTGTGGCGTCTATGTTCGGCAGCACCATGGGGGAGATTCGCTGGCCTGGCACTAAGAAAACCATGGAGGGGACTGCAACATCTGTGTTTGCCCAAATCATCGCTGTGGCCATGTTTCTCATCTTCGATGGGGGTATCAATTTGAACTCCACCTACTCGTGGATCGTTGGCTCCATAACCCTGGTGGCCATGTTGGAGGCCTACACCTTTCAAATAGACAACCTCCTTCTCCCACTTTACCttttcatcctgctgctgctctgaacaGACAGATGGCCCAGACAAAAACTGTTTCCACCCCCTGTCCTACACCGTCTCCTGGGGGGAAGCAAGAATTATCAATTTGGGGGATAAAAAGGTAATCAAAGTGGTAGAAGTCCCTTTAGGAATCGATTGAGTCGTTTTCACTGGCAcaagaaagaaatgatgaaaAGCTGACAGCTGGACTGAGCCTGGTAATTTTTATGTCAGCAAACCAGTGTTGCAGCAACAGAATGGGCTCACTGTCTTTGGCAGCAGTCTGCCGTCTTCAGATCACAAGTCATTTCAGTATGAGGATGAGGAAAGAGACCAACACAAAGTTCTAAAGAAATGTGAAGAAGAGTTACTAAATATTCTCTGAGCTATGTGACAGCAGTGGTGTATGGTCTCTTGGCATGTCCCCATCTTGACATGAAGGTACTTAACAATAACAACTAATTTAtgcaaaagataaaaaaagtacaaaatgtctttttaaacacTGAATTCTGAATACGCAGATGCTGCTAAGAGGCACATTTCGATCATCAAATAGGAGGTTGTCCTATCTTGTCCCTTTCTTGCGGTTATATGCCTTCTGTATTGCCTTTGAAGAACATTATTTAAAGTTAGCTAgttgaaatgtctttttcttAATCAACCTTTTTCATTATTAGATGATGATTTGGATGATGGCTGATGGCAATACGACGAAGGACTCACTGATGTGAACATTTGCCTTAAGAAGTAAATTTTCTATCACACGTTACCTTCTATTGTAGAAGCTGTAGATGAAAGCATGGCAGCCCCGCTCAACTCATTTTTAAGGGCTGGTTTATACTTCAGTATGGCAGAAACTCACAATGCTCCTGCATGACCCTAATGTGAAATCCAGTACTGTAACATGTACACAGGTATACTACAGTATATTTTTGTTTGGTACGTTTTATTTGCTTCATATTCTTGTGGTTTGATGGGACCTTTTAAAGATAACTTAACATATACATATCTTTGTGATACTGAGCCTTCATTACATCGCATACTTTTGGACTCTGTAGATATAATTTGGGCCAAACTGATGACCACAGGGTCTTCCTagcattaattaaaatgatttaatttatagAAATATCCTCAGATATCATTCGACTAGATCcatactgtttataaaaatggacaacGCGTCTCCTTTGACCTCCACTTTACAGAAAAAAAGCgaaaatataaaattcaaatattaaaaatattgatACAAACGTCATTTGGGGACAAgcgtctgtgcagtagtgatcaggggatggagccgtggaAGTGAGTTCCCACTGATAAGAagcactcgaccaatcgcaagtccgtctcagctgtcagtcatgatgtttcacctcgtttttatagcatcaagtaactaacaactacctaaaatgacagaaaccctctTTGAAAGAATTATTGGACTTCTTAGTTTGCCCCATGTCCCATGTACTAACATGGAGGCCAAGTTTATGACCCgtactgcatccagccaccaggggcggCAATCGAGACATTTTAGGgagctttcatgtcgtccatctttatatacagtcaatgtttGATGTCATCATTCTGAGATGTGAGGATGCATCAGTTCAGAACTTGCAATGTGTTTTCAGAATGAATTAAGTTTACGTCCATctgtaaaagtttttttaatgtgatgaCGGTTAATTGGCATGATTCTTCTAGTATATTGTTTTTGCCATCACccttatgtttaaaaaatgtaatattgcaTGTTGAGTGCATCCagacagaaagataaaaaactGATATTCCTCCAATTTTCAGTCCATTTGTTTAATGCTGGTgtgaggatg
It contains:
- the dolk gene encoding dolichol kinase, whose translation is MQINPVLVESTVVFAVVLCVHMAVWNQHSWCSIALVIQAFYVQHKWDRLLRSGGAVFQFRPAANSGIVPASMVMPLLGLVLKEKCSDSGNVFFERFSMVVTITGMMLALFLSLIALGITRPVPTNTCVIAGMAGSAILYTTKQTLTVSEVIEVLEVLLIFVYLSLIVLYLLPRCFTPGEALLIVGGISFIVNQLIKRSLNLAEVKGDPVNYFLPVVVVGSLLLGVFFALLFCFMESETWVSSLFFHMMTAVLCLGILMPWLSLFIGRHPIMWLLDFLTLNDRRLCLLGYWVFLAVVATCVVLHQNYQRQSGSKKHQASTVVRKYFHLIVVATYVPGLIYDRQLLHVASVGCLAIFLFLEYVRYFRIRPLGQLLRQLLTLFLDERDSGPLILTHVYLLLGMSLPIWLFPGPCAPKGILPGAGGLVPYAGVLAVGVGDTVASMFGSTMGEIRWPGTKKTMEGTATSVFAQIIAVAMFLIFDGGINLNSTYSWIVGSITLVAMLEAYTFQIDNLLLPLYLFILLLL